A genomic segment from Nicotiana sylvestris chromosome 1, ASM39365v2, whole genome shotgun sequence encodes:
- the LOC138874494 gene encoding uncharacterized protein, whose protein sequence is MGDQVELLSASVTATSSPQMATTASALLDSSHPFYLHPSDSPGMLLVNSPFDGRGYGGWRRGMLIALSAKNKVGLIDGTFLQPKISSDDFKSWTRCNDMIISWLSLSKAIAESVLYGGKLKNYKSQQDNRLIQFLMGLNDTYAATRSNLLLLSPLPSLNHAYSLLIKDEKQREILDSGASEHMTSDLQLLFNAKLLPKPVYVKLPNSAKVLVYQARSIAILPGFTLYHVLFVPCFNYNLLSVHKLCLQFHSLMIFSSFGATLHAPSLKRPVVLGKVTRGIYVFNSVHSSQVGPSKFLKPRVVMSNLIKAFSHSFCNQKSSRSVSNSSTCLASISKDIFDLIHVDTWGPYKAHTYDGYKYFLTIVDDYSRDTWTFLLKTKSNAFTILKQFLAITERQFHTKVKVIISDNALELGSNPVPHSSLLPKEAMNQELSALEANKTWEVAQLPKDRKALPCKWVYKVKYKQDGSLERFKARLVIRGDIQREGNTTIIAIYADDILLTGDDPTKLNSLKHLSQFIQSPRHPHFDAALRCLRYLLLDPGLRLFLSSNPSFKLVAFCDSNWGRCPDTRMSISDYYISLGSSPISWKSKKQSLGSLSSAEAEYRSMRRVVAELTWLLRLLEDISLTPSIPVPLHSDSQAAIHIAKNPVFHERTKHVDLDCHFVRQQYLAGLISLSFVPSSS, encoded by the exons ATGGGAGACCAAGTCGAGCTCCTTTCAGCATCTGTCACAGCAACCAGCTCTCCTCAAATGGCAACAACTGCTTCTGCACTTCTTGACTCCTCACATCCCTTTTACCTCCACCCTTCTGATTCACCTGGAATGCTTCTTGTTAACTCCCCTTTTGATGGAAGAGGATATGGGGGCTGGAGAAGGGGAATGCTCATAGCTTTGTCTGCTAAGAACAAAGTAGGACTCATTGATGGAACATTTCTTCAGCCCAAAATCTCTTCTGATGACTTCAAGTCTTGGACACGTTGTAATGACATGATCATTTCTTGGCTCTCTCTTTCCAAAGCAATAGCAGAGAGTGTTCT TTATGGTGGTAAACTCAAAAACTACAAATCTCAACAGGATAACAGACTCATTCAGTTCCTTATGGGACTGAATGACACTTATGCAGCAACTAGAAGCAATCTACTTCTGCTATCTCCTTTGCCTTCACTGAATCATGCCTACTCCTTGCTTATCAAAGATGAGAAGCAAAGAGAA ATTTTAGATTCAGGTGCTTCTGAGCACATGACTTCTGATTTGCAGCTTCTATTTAATGCCAAACTCCTTCCTAAGCCAGTCTATGTAAAGCTGCCTAATTCTGCTAAGGTGTTGGTTTATCAGGCAAGATCAATAGCTATTCTACCTGGCTTTACCCTATATCATGTTTTGTTTGTGCCATGTTTTAATTACAACTTATTGTCAGTACACAAGTTGTGTTTGCAATTTCATTCACTTATGATTTTCTCCTCTTTTGGTGCAACATTGCATGCCCCTTCACTGAAGAGGCCAGTGGTGCTTGGTAAAGTCACTAGAGGGATCTATGTCTTCAATTCAGTCCACTCAAGCCAAGTTGGTCCATCTAAGTTCCTCAAGCCTAGAGTAGTTATGTCTAATTTAATCAAGGCTTTTAGCCATTCTTTTTGTAATCAAAAGTCTAGTAGATCAGTTTCCAATTCTAGCACATGTTTAGCATCCATTTCTAAAGAT ATTTTTGATCTTATTCATGTCGACACTTGGGGACCTTACAAAGCACATACTTATGATGGTTACAAATACTTTCTTACTATAGTGGATGATTATAGTAGAGACACATGGACATTTCTTCTCAAAACTAAGTCTAATGCTTTCACAATTCTCAAACAATTCTTAGCCATAACTGAGAGACAGTTTCACACCAAAGTAAAGGTTATAATATCGGATAATGCCCTTGAGTTGGGATCCAATCCAGTACCTCACAGTTCTTTGCTTCCCAAG GAAGCCATGAACCAAGAACTTTCAGCTTTAGAGGCAAACAAAACTTGGGAGGTTGCGCAACTACCTAAGGATAGGAAAGCATTGCCCTGTAAGTGGGTTTACAAGGTGAAATACAAGCAGGATGGTTCACTAGAGAGGTTTAAAGCTCGGTTAGTCATCAGGGGTGACATACAAAGGGAAG GCAACACTACCATCATTGCTATCTATGCCGATGACATTTTACTTACAGGAGATGACCCTACAAAACTTAATTCTCTTAAG CACCTCAGTCAATTCATACAATCGCCTCGTCATCCTCATTTTGATGCTGCTTTACGTTGTTTACGTTACCTTCTTTTGGACCCTGGTTTAAGGCTTTTTCTCTCATCTAATCCCTCCTTCAAACTTGTTGCTTTTTGTGACTCCAATTGGGGCCGATGTCCGGACACTCGTATGTCTATTAGTGACTATTACATTTCCCTTGGTTCTTCTCCCATTTCTTGGAAGTCCAAGAAGCAATCTTTGGGGTCCCTTTCCTCCGCCGAGGCAGAGTACCGTTCTATGCGCCGAGTCGTCGCAGAACTCACATGGCTTCTCCGTCTTCTTGAAGACATTTCTCTTACTCCTTCTATTCCTGTACCTCTTCACTCTGACAGTCAGGCTGCTATCCATATTGCCAAAAATCCAGTCTTTCACGAACGCACCAAGCATGTCGACCTTGATTGTCACTTTGTCCGACAGCAATACCTTGCTGGTCTCATCTCTTTATCCTTTGTTCCATCCTCTTCTTAG
- the LOC104228465 gene encoding uncharacterized protein, which produces MAPIYYILIALPCTVGAIGLALLHIYRHLLNYTEPTYQRYIVRIIFMVPVYALMSFLSLILNESAIYFNSIREIYEAWVIYNFLSLCLAWVGGPGSVVLSLSGRVLKPNWCLMTCCFPPLPLDGRFIRRCKQGCLQFVILKPILVAVTIILYAKGKYEDGNFSPMQSYLYLTIIYTISYSMALYALALFYVACKDLLRPFNPVPKFIIIKSVVFLTYWQGVLVFLAAKSRLIKDTEEAAEFQNFIICVEMLIAAFAHLYAFPYKEYAGANIGPSRGFTASLGHALMLNDFYHDTVHQFAPTYHDYVLYNHGDGEEGGATKYRARTFVPTGPEMDTVRKNKHIFGNKQEDVQLSSLSLSANNNNPQNPGAGHQTGKSEAMNCSLLMDASNNVSAPYDLSLIDVDISNYPSKVPAANSGTR; this is translated from the exons ATGGCGCCCATATACTATATCCTCATTGCATTGCCTTGCACCGTTGGTGCCATTGGACTGGCGCTTTTGCACATATACAGACATCTTTTGAATTACACTGAGCCTACTTATCAACGATACATTGTCCGCATCATCTTTATGGTTCCT GTTTATGCACTAATGTCATTTTTGTCACTCATCCTAAATGAGAGTGCCATCTATTTCAATTCCATTCGTGAAAT ATACGAGGCTTGGGTCATATATAATTTTCTATCACTGTGCCTGGCATGGGTTGGCGGCCCAGGGTCTGTTGTTTTAAGTTTGAGTGGCCGAGTTCTAAAGCCAAATTGGTGTCTGATGACCTGCTGCTTTCCTCCACTTCCTTTGGATGG GCGCTTTATTCGAAGGTGCAAGCAGGGATGTTTGCAGTTTGTGATTCTCAAGCCCATATTAGTGGCAGTTACAATCATACTTTATGCAAAAGGAAAATACGAGGATGGAAATTTCAGTCCAATGCAGTCGTACCTCTACCTCACAATTATATATACTATCTCATACTCGATGGCACTTTATGCCTTGGCTTTGTTTTACGTGGCATGCAAAGATTTGCTCCGGCCATTTAATCCAGTTCCGAAGTTTATCATTATAAAATCTGTCGTATTCCTTACATACTGGCAG GGTGTTCTGGTGTTTCTTGCTGCAAAATCTAGACTTATTAAAGATACCGAGGAAGCTGCTGAATTTCAGAATTTTATAATTTGTGTTGAGATGCTTATTGCAGCTTTTGCTCATCTTTATGCCTTCCCGTATAAGGAATATGCTGGTGCAAACATCGGTCCTTCTCGTGGTTTTACTGCTAGCCTTGGACATGCTCTTATGCTAAATGACTTTTACCATGACACAGTCCACCAG TTCGCTCCTACTTATCATGATTATGTTCTCTATAATCATGGTGATGGTGAAGAAGGGGGTGCAACTAAGTACAGGGCAAGGACATTCGTCCCAACTGGCCCAGAGATGGATACTGTTAGGAAAAATAAGCACATATTTGGAAACAAACAGGAAGATGTACAATTATCTAGTCTCTCTCTCTCTGCTAATAACAACAATCCACAAAATCCTGGCGCAGGACACCAAACAGGGAAATCCGAAGCAATGAATTGCTCGCTGCTTATGGATGCATCAAATAATGTTTCAGCGCCCTATGACCTATCTCTGATCGATGTTGACATTTCAAATTATCCATCTAAGGTACCTGCAGCCAATTCTGGGACAAGGTGA
- the LOC104228463 gene encoding pentatricopeptide repeat-containing protein At4g38150-like, with the protein MAGITIIRWLSVSPASSTSLLRRLLSPYSLRYHHSSLPTHFPKTVSSFSVSTISSFRSRPFSTTTTTPETPISNTPTPAPPKRNTLVNFSLSDSEDSDSEADMNEVTKSSTKQIDKSKLPPPYDPFNKKPVIEEPEDPTNLQEVFQKMRSDGLINSAVKMFDGLSKDGLTHEALELFSQIKDKSQMPDVVAHTAVIEAYANAGQPKEAHKVYLRMLANGVLPNAYTYSVLIKSLAESGEGKLVKEAKKYVLEMVEKRGMKPNPATCLGSYEGLVKAGMEEEGNELLEIMKSKGAVPEESKMREVLKNKRGPIHRTIMQVFYGK; encoded by the coding sequence ATGGCCGGAATTACCATTATCCGGTGGCTCAGCGTCTCTCCGGCGTCTTCTACCTCACTACTTCGCCGTCTGCTTTCCCCTTATTCCCTTCGTTACCACCACTCCTCTTTGCCAACACATTTTCCCAAAACAGTGTCCTCTTTTTCAGTCTCCACAATTAGCTCATTCAGAAGCAGACCATTTTCCACCACTACTACCACCCCTGAAACACCCATTTCGAATACCCCAACTCCAGCTCCTCCGAAGCGCAACACATTAGTCAATTTCTCATTATCTGATTCAGAGGACTCCGATTCTGAGGCGGATATGAACGAGGTAACAAAATCGTCGACTAAACAGATAGACAAATCCAAATTACCACCACCATACGACCCATTTAATAAGAAACCCGTAATTGAGGAACCTGAAGACCCAACGAACTTGCAAGAAGTGTTTCAGAAGATGCGTTCAGATGGGCTGATCAACAGTGCAGTGAAGATGTTCGACGGATTGTCAAAGGACGGCTTAACCCATGAGGCATTGGAGCTATTCTCTCAGATCAAGGACAAGAGCCAGATGCCAGATGTGGTGGCTCACACGGCGGTGATCGAGGCATACGCCAATGCGGGGCAGCCCAAGGAGGCTCACAAGGTGTACCTGCGGATGCTGGCAAATGGGGTGCTTCCGAATGCCTATACGTATAGCGTTTTGATCAAGTCGTTGGCAGAAAGTGGAGAAGGGAAGTTGGTGAAAGAGGCGAAGAAGTATGTGTTGGAGATGGTGGAGAAAAGGGGAATGAAGCCCAATCCTGCTACTTGTTTGGGCAGTTACGAAGGGTTGGTGAAGGCAGGAATGGAGGAAGAAGGGAATGAGTTATTGGAGATAATGAAGAGCAAAGGAGCTGTGCCTGAAGAGAGTAAGATGAGGGAGGTCTTGAAGAATAAAAGAGGACCAATTCATAGGACCATAATGCAGGTTTTCTATGGCAAGTAA